In Melospiza melodia melodia isolate bMelMel2 chromosome 30, bMelMel2.pri, whole genome shotgun sequence, a single window of DNA contains:
- the LOC134431062 gene encoding transmembrane ascorbate-dependent reductase CYB561, with the protein MDGAPPPPSPSGLSAYVAVSQLLGLTLLGTTGAWLGRYRGGVAWHSPLQFNAHPLCMVLGMVFLQGDALLVYRVFRHEAKRSTKALHALLHGLALVIALVGIIAVFESHRAKGIPDMYSLHSWCGMATFVLYLLQWFLGCGFFLFPGASFSLRGWYKPQHIFFGITLFILSITSCLLGITEMLLFNISDSYSHFVPEGILANTLGVLLVAFGLVVGYVLTREEWKRPPLAEELALSMDFKTLTEGESPGGGSQ; encoded by the exons ATGGAcggggccccgccgccccccagcCCCAGCGGGCTCTCGGCGTACGTGGCCGTGTCGCAGCTGCTGGGCCTGACCCTCCTGGGCACCACCGGTGCCTGGCTGGGCCGCTACCGGGGCGGCgtggcctggcacagccccctgCAGTTCAACGCCCACCCCCTGTGCATGGTGCTGGGCATGGTGTTCCTCCAAGGTGACG CTCTCCTGGTGTACCGGGTGTTCAGGCACGAGGCCAAGCGTTCTACCAAGGCCCTGCACGCGTTGCTCCACGGCCTGGCCCTGGTCATCGCCCTCGTGG GCATCATCGCTGTGTTCGAGTCCCACCGGGCTAAGGGCATCCCTGACATGTACAGCCTGCACTCCTGGTGTGGGATGGCCACCTTTGTGCTCTACCTCCTGCAG tggTTCCTGGGCTGTGGTTTCTTTCTGTTCCCTGGTGCTTCCTTCTCACTGAGAGGGTGGTACAAGCCCCAGCACATCTTCTTTGGCATCACCCTCTTCATCCTCTCCATCACCTCCTGCTTGTTGGGCATTACTGAGATGCTCCTCTTCAACATCAG TGATTCCTACAGCCACTTTGTGCCTGAGGGCATCCTGGCCAAcaccctgggggtgctgctggtggccTTTGGGCTGGTGGTGGGCTACGTGCTGACACGGGAGGAGTGGAAGCGCCCACCACTggcagaggagctggccctgtCCATGGACTTCAAGACCCTGACAGAAGGAGAGAGCCCTGGTGGTGGCAGCCAGTGA